AGACATTCAGCTTCTTGCATCGATTACCGAGAGCGACTTTGACGGGGAAGCTCACGTACCGACAGCCACGGCTATGCCACCTGGAACCCATGATCGCCATCGCTTGCCTACTGACAAGgttctcgtcatcgtcgtgcaGGCGAAAAGAACGCCAGCGCCGACAGCCCACTCCTTGACCTTTGGCGGCAGCCCTTGCCCAGTCACCAGCCTCGCAGTGAATATCCAAACGTAAGCGGTCGGAACTTGAAACAACTCTCCCGGGATCGTATAAACCCTACGGTGGTGCGCCGTTGGTAAGAGAAGCCCGTACATATGGCCAAACCAAACCCCTGAGGCACGCAGAGGTACTCACATAGTATACAAGCGATATATAAAGGCACTGAGCAGGGCACCGACTGTGGCGCCAATCACTTGTCCCCAAAACTGGGCTTTCGGAGCGGCTCCGAGGAGATGACCGGTTTTAAGGTCCTGCATAAGGTCTCCGGCTTGCAAGGCGCCCTGGTCGACGATGATACCTGTTTGTAAGCTACTGGCAACATGTGAGCGCAATCTGGGCAAAGGCATGCCACTTACGGCCTCGGACTATACATGTAGTTATGTCAGCTCAGTTGCGCGGTAAAACGATGCCACTTAAGGAGAGCAGGAAGTGAGGGTGTTCCTACCACAGCCCCTGCGACGAGGTTGATGAGCACGCTATTCTTGTTGGACTGGGGCACAATGATGGCGAAGAAGAGCTGAGCCAGCTTGCTGATGCCAGAAACAGGATTCAAGTCGGTCTCGCCCAGAGCGCGAACCCCCATGATGCTGAGGACGAGAGCCATGAGGACGGCCGTAACGGTCGCATAGAGGGGGACGAGATCCCCGAATACAACATGTATGGTCAGAACGCATAGAAGAATGGAAAGAACAAGCCCGACAGCTACGAGACGTCCCCCGATGCGATGCTCGGgcggggcgtcgtcgtcgtcgctatTGCTTTTGCCGCAGTCCGACCGGTCACGGGCAGATGCCGGGCGAGAGGCctggcggccgtcatcgtcCCGGTCTGACAGTGGCGCATAGTGGTGTGAGGAGCGGCCAAACAATGACGTGAtacctcctcgagcgcgtaGCCGGAGTCGCAGCGGCTCAATGAGCACAAGGAGCCTTCGACCGAGTAAAGGTTGCAGGGCGATATAGCCGAGGCTGACCACAGCATCGACAAGCATGATGGCCAGCGAAATCCAGACGATCCACCCCTTGCTGCCATGTTCCCAGTCATCGACGGGACCCGGCGCCCAGCCTTTGACTTTTGCGAGAGGACTGAGCAGGCCCCAGCCGACAACGGCCCCGATAACCATGTGCAACGTGGTCTCCGCTCCCATTATGATGCCTTGGCCAACGTAGGCAAGACTTGGGTTCAGCGTCCAGAGCCATGTCTGAGCTGCAACGGTTCCGAATATCGGAATGTTGCGCAAGAAGGGGAGAAAGTAGGTGGTGACCGTGAAGAGCCCTGAGACAAGAAAGCATAGAAGCAGGAGGCGCATGTTGGACACCCAGTCCTGTGAGACATCGGGGTCCCCGTCTGGAGATACCGAGCGGTCTAATGGAGCAGGTTCACTGGTAATGGGTGACTGACTGGGCGATGTTTCCTGGCGAGGCACAAGACTTGCAAATCCACCCTGAGCTGCAGCGTCTAGGTCTTCCTTGCTCGAGGAACGAGCTCCCTGGCCGTGAAGGACAGATATCAAGACGGCGGTGCTGAACCCGCTGGGAAACCGGAGTCTTTCGCGGATGATGACCTGGTGGCGCCTGTGGATGAGGGTCAGCAAGCCCGCGACTTTTATCCACCACAACAGGGTCGCCGCTTACAGGGGCacagcgaagacgacgccaaAGTAGCAGAGTCCCAGTGACCAGATAATGAGCTGGCCAACACTAAGAAATAAGGGGCCTTGCTCCTCTGGAGTCAGGAGATAGTCCATGGCGGGAATCTACAGGCGCGCATTAGCTACGGGAAGGATATTTCACTTGGGCAGAAGGAGACTAACGACGCCGACAAAGCCGCAACCAAGAGGCATGATTGCCATGCCACAGGCAACGCTCTGAAGAAGCACATTCTCGACGGGCGTGAAGGGGAAGCGCaggtggcggcgcaggagccTGAAAATGCCGAATCCCATGAGGCTGGCGGGCATGGACATGATAGACACCCATCCGGTCTGGAGGCCAAAGTAAACATTGGCAGCACATATGACGGTGCCAACACCGAGGCCTGCGAGGACGCTCCGCGCCGTAAAGTGACGGCCcggtggcagcggtggcTTGATGTGCGGCCGGTCCAGCAGTTGCTGGTCTTCTCGCATCTGCTCCCCTGGTGGGAGGTGCGGCGATATCGGCTCCATACGTTCCACGTGGCGATGATAGTCCCGAATCCGAATCGGCACCGAATTTTTCTCCTCTCGGTGTCCCTGGCTGTTGACTAGCCCCCTCTCATGGTCGACGGTTGTTGTCGCGACCGGTGGTGCACAACTCGTGACGAGTCTGACGTTGAGGCAAAATGGCGAAGTAGTGTGAGTGAGAGACACCGAGACTGCAAACGTCACCTCCCGGCTGTTGTAGGGCTTGGGGGTTGATCAAAGAGACGTGGGCTTGCAAGTCCCCCAGGGCGATCTACGAGGCGACTCGAGATTGTCTCGCTGTGAATAATGgcttgatgatgacgggTGGCGGCCAGGACAAAACGAAGCACGAAGTCCACTAACTTAGTAGCTAGTGCTGGAGTATAGGTTAGCATGTTAGGTCATGTTGACGCTAACATGCCATGACTAATACAGTGCAGGGTTGTCTCAAGACAACCATAATCCTCTATGCTACATGGTGCCACATGTCGTCAATCAATACAACAGTTGGATAAGGATCAAGGCCAGGTTGTGCCATGGCTACCTTACACATAGAGGCCGCAATCTGCGGATATAAGCGAGTCGCCCACGGCAGGGGTCATCATTATCACAGGCCGAAGCTATCTAGAAGCGACGCGGCATCCGGCTCTTGGAATGTCGGTGGCGTCGGGGTCAACGGCTTCCCgcttcttgctgctgcgcccacCTTCGCCCCAGAGCCAAGGTCCCGGCGAATGGAgggcaggtcgtcgacgaccaaAGAGCTTCGACGCCGAAGCAGCTTGAGCGGATTCACCTCCCCCGCGAACCCAGCCATTGCAGGTTGTTGGAATTCCCAGTTCCGcactgtcgtcgtcgcgtgcTCGGTCAGTGAAGTTCGGGGCCACAGTCTGTCTATCGTCTCCGAACAAGGAGGCAAACTCACCCAAGTCCAGGCCGAGAAGGTCGCAGCCCATGCGGTCGTACAACTTGGCACTATGAAGAACAAATTCCCACTCTATCTTCGGCGTCACCTTGGACGCTCCCCGCAGTGTCTGCAATGTCTGTTGCCGAAGTTGTGAGTACAGCACAACAAGAGCCGGGTCGTCCGTTAGAAAGAGGCGGGATTGGATGTCAGGCGAACACGGAGTCTCCAAGAGCGTGTAAACGGGTGTCTGAAGATTCGAAGTTAGCGTAGACCAGGCAGGTGACACCGTCCGTCCTCACGACGCCCATGAAACTCACGATCAGCGCCCTGACCGCCATGTCCTTGCGACCCAGCATCCAGAATGCCCATGATGCAAGCCACCTGTTCCCTTGCTGCGCTGCAAGTGGAAGCATCTCATCACGAAGTATTTTTCGCAACACTGGACCACTGTCCCCTCCGTGAACCCGGGCAATGGCAACAGCGAGGTGCATGTCGCGAAGCTGCCGCAAGCACACCTCGAcagcgtcctcgaggcggtcgGCCAAAAGAAAGAAGGCCGCCGCGTATGCGAAGCGCCGCTTGCTAAGCAATGCGTACGCGTTTTTCAGGGCAGCCGTCCGCCACTTGGGCTCATCAAAGTTGTTCGCCAATAACCGCTGCGTTGCCGCCTGCTCCTTATTCCAGCTGGCCATGCGCCACAGACCTTGCAGCACTGCCTTTTTTCGCAATGCCAGATAAAAGAGGCTGCAGTCGACAGGGTTCTTAGTGTCCCCCTTGTTGTACTCGTTACGAGCAATGATCTCGAATTGATCTTTCTGCGTGCGATCAGCGCAGTGGCCCTTTCGTCAGTCCTTGTTACACTAAATGAAGCCCATCAACTTACCACTGTGTTAATGTCCGAGAGCCACATGAAAATGCCGCTCTCCCGCGCATTGTTCCACAACATTTGCCCGTGGGCTTGCCGAGATACAAAATCGAGCAAGAGGTCTTGGCTTCCGGAGTGATACGCCCAGTTAAACTCTCGCCAGGACAGGTACATGTCGGTCGACCGTGTCCTCCTGAGCGCGTTCTGGCGGAAAAACACCATGAATCGGGCCGCATTTTCGTCCATGGACCGCCGGTGCTTTTCAACCAAGGCTACACACTCAACCATATCCGCAAGCTGCATCTGTTCATGGCCCGACAGTTGCGGGATGCCGATGCTCAGCAACTTTTCGTTGATAGCCACGGCCGTCTTTTCAGAAAAACCTgcttcatcctcctccatTTCCTCTCCCTTGTGCCCATTCAAAAAGGCGACGCCTGGTCTCTCTCCGGGTTGCGTATCATCGGTCTAGATAGGTTGTCGTTAGCGGTCGAGCACCCACCTACTGCGCGCCTGTCGACTTACAGGGGTTGTGTAAAAGCCCTTCAGGTCCAGTCCGAGGTAGTCATCGACGGGTTCACCCGGGACAAGATACTTTAGTGTCTTATGCATTGCTTCAAGGATCCGCCGAACCTGGATGCTCTTTCCGGAGAGGATGCATTGACTGAGAAATTGCGGGTGAAACACAGGAATTGGACCGTTAAAACGCTGAACGGCCTCAAACAGATCCCAGGTTCCGTCTTTGCGGTGGTGAGTGAGTCGAACATCTGGAAGAAGTGATTCGTTGCTGCCAGCACGTCGATCGTAAGCGAAAAGCTGATTGCCAGCACCAACTACTAAATGGCCGTCACCGAGCCACGTTGAGTCGCCGATCGGATGGGGGCTGAGGCTGCGGATGCTGATTTCCCGGATCGGTGCCCAGGCAGGGCCCTTGTTTAGATAGTCAAACCGCATCTGGGATAAGAGTACGACGCGATGCTGGAAGCCTACGGCGAGTATCGACTGACTGTCAGGGGTAGATGTCCAGTCGAGGTCCCGAATATCGTCGTCCGTGGCATAACCCTTCTCAAACTCGAGGCGGGAGCCACCTATATCCCAGATGGTAATTTGTGATCGGGCGGAATTTACCAGCGCAGCCTTTTTCAACATGCTTCCGCTGGCCAGTGCAGGATCGGGAATACCCGTCTCGGTGTAGCAAGTTGACAACCACTCAACGCAGTGCCGCGCAGGGTCGATGCGGGCCGTCCAAAAGTCGACACGCCCGGAGCGTGTGTAGGAAATAGCAACATCACGTGCGAACACATCTAAGAAGCCCGAGGCCATGGGAGAAGACCCTGCTGGATCGACTGGAAGGACGTACTTCAGATCTTCGGGAGCTGCCATTTCGAAGCGGCAGAACTCTTCAATAGCGGCCCCTTCCGTGGTCAAGGGGCCGTCAATGAATCGAGGCAGCCTAACCTCCCATACCATTCCATGACGATCCGAGGAGACGGTGGCCACGTGAGCAGTCGTAATCTGCCTGGCGTCGGGGCGAGGCAGTATGATGAGACACAGAGGGTTGCCGTCAAGGTGAAAAGAGCAGCTGGAAAGCAGGGTTGCCGTTTCGGCGCGGCAATCCCACAGCGATATTTCGTTGTCGcagaggaggatgatgaagCGACCTTTGCGGAGGAGAGAGATGCGATGGATCCGTCTAGTTTCCGGGATAACACTGCGCCGGGATAATTCAATGGCCGATGTGCTGCGCATGCTCGAAAAGCCATGTTGCCAAACGATGCACTCACTGTTGTCGGTCCTAGACACGATAGCTCGGCCGCTGAAATTGCGCACGATTTTCTTTATGGGCGATGAATGGCCTGACCAGACAGCCTCAAGGGCGAGTCGCCTGTCGTTGGTGGTGGGGTCAAGTAAATCTGCGACGTTGCTCGTGAGAACGCCGATTCTTCCGTCAAAGGCGTGTACCATGATACGCAAGCGCCCGTCGGACTTGTCGCAATACGTCTCCGTTTGCAAATGGGGGGTGTCTTGCTGAGGATTCAGGAAGCCTCCCAAGCTCTCGAACTGACGAGACTGGACCTGGGCGATACTGAAAATCCTGCCCTTGCTTCCGCGCGCATCGCCCACGTTCTCCAGAGCCCATGCCGACATGATACCTTGAGGGCTGATGACCAGGCATATTTCTGGACTCCGGTTCGCAACAGCCACGAGGTGATCGAGAGCCACATCGTCGGTGCTCTGGTCATCGGCCATGcggtccttgacggcgcATTCCACTGCGGCGGTGAAGTCGCGACCATCGATGATGCAGACCAAGCGCGGGGTGGGAGCAGCGAAAAGCCGACTAGAAGTCTCCATGAGACTGACGTGCCCCCAGAGCTGCCAGTAGCGGCCATCACTACTATCAATTGGGGTCCAGATTCGAATGTGCAGGTCCCGACAGAGTGTGTATAGAATATTTTCGACGACTTGATCCGGGTGGAATGGCCTGCGCCATCTCACCGACGTCACAACATCGGGGTGGCGCAAGTAGGACATATCGAAGCGAACCTCGTCGGCTCCGTATGTGAGGCGCCGCCATATCTTGGGCAGACGATCGTAGCGCCCAATGCTCGCAATGTAAGCCGAGTCAAACGATATAGCGGCAGAACTGACTGGGCTTGGCAAAGCCTTCATCCAGCAACAGGAGGGTTGCGATCGGGTGGCGTAGAGACTGAGGGCACGAGTGCCAACGAGAAGCTCCTCAGAGTTTCCCCAAGAAAGGGAACATGCTGACCCCGGCACCGCATGTGTAATGTCGAAGGAAGCCTCTTGAACCCACTGTGAGAGAGCAGGGTCAGCTTTTCGTCGGCGTCAAGTTATCCAGGCAAGGAGCAGCACCTGCAGACTGTCATCGCGAGCGAGCTTGAGAAGCTTGTAGATGCGGACTTGTTTTGCTGTGCTGACGGCTATGTTCCCAGAGATTTCGTCGAgcgcgatggcctcgagctcgcgcttGTCGTCGTTATCGTAAATGGTCTGCACGATGGCTTGGGAGCCGTCGAGAATGGTAAAGGCGCTGCCGCTTATGTATGCCTACCGCACAATAACCCCACGCGTTAGACAGCATGTGGTCCGACGAGAGGGTAACAAGGACGTGTCGACTCACATTGAGGTGCCGGTCTCTACAGAAACCAGTCGCCAAGCCTTGGAGGCTGGACTGCGGCCTACCTGGGAGGACTGCAGCCATACTGTCCTGAAGCCCCGAGATCGGGCATGTCGACATGCGTGCCTTGAACCGAGCTAAGGCGTGACGGGCTATGCCACAGTGGCGCGTCAAGACGTTATCCCGGCCCTGGGTAGACCAGGCGGTTGCCAAGCGCGATATAGAGTGCAGCCCTCAGTGCGTGGAGTTGGAAATAGTCAAGGCGGTGGGAGGGTTGAGGTGCAAATGATCGTCACAATGCCTTGTCAGGGCGTGCGATGTATGATGCTACGCGAGGGGGAACGGCAACGTATTTGGCCTGCCAGGGCGAAGGTGATGTCTACACCGAGGCGGCTCCCGAGAGCTGCCAAACGGATTGTACTAATAAGGTGTACAGAGCTGGTGAGCTAGCTAAGGTACCCTAGCTTGTGTACCTAGGTAGGGAGTACTAGATAGATAAGGTacttaggtacctagtactaggtactacATGTACTTACTAGGTACGTATGCTGCCGCCCTGGAAATCGGGTTGCCAGTACCACTAATATAAGATCTGAGGTACCAAGGCAGACGCATCAGGTACATGTGGGTACCTGTTACGCCACCCGCCGAGTAAAATGGTCGCTACATTAACTTAGTAGTTAAGTGATACCTACCTCTAGAtacctagtaggtaggtacgtagtacctGGTACCTAAGTACTTCAGTACCTTAGACACCTGTGCCTTTGGCGGAGGTTGGAGCGCTCGTGAATTACCTTCACCAGAGGCACCACGTACCCAGAGTCGGTCTGTATGTCGACACACGAGATAGCCGTCAGATGATTCCAAGCGCCAATTCGGGATAGAAGGGCGTGTGTTGATCAACTGTATAGTAGCCGCCGAAAGTAGTGGCCAGGGTACCGCGCAAGCTGCAGTGTCTTGGAATTTTGACCGTGCTCTCGCTTCGCAATCAACGTTACCAACCAAGCATGACGTAGCCACTGGACAACAGGTACCTAACTTACTGGGCAGCACCACCTCTCGGGCCCAATGATAGCTCATCGTCCAACCAAGAAAGCCTCAACTGGAGTTTCTTTATTCAAATGGGTATCAAGTAGTCTAATCAACGCAAGCCCCTACACACAACTCCACACATCACAGATCTCTTGCCCAAACCCATCGACCTCATCATAGACCATCCGTGTCAAACAGCTGGGGAATGAGAACATTCGCTTGCGTCGTGCGTCCTGTCTATGGATACTAGCCAGACTATCGCCAGGCGAGGATCAGGCCGTAACACCGCCAGGCCAGTGAGGCTCAGGTCTCTGTTCTGGTGACGAGTGGCTTTCCGGGACTGCCTGGCGCCACCGGTGCCACACGACGCGGCTTGGGTCCTTGCAGGGCTGCAGTGAACCCAACGAGCTCTGGACTGCGGCCAGGAATGTCGGCCCTGCCCGGCCCTGTCGCAGTCGATGGCCTGTTGGGTCTGGCATGCCTTGCGATGGGCTTTACTGGCACCGACCTGGTTAGTAAGCCCCTGCCTagctgccgttgccgctccAGGTGTGTCGGCACAGGGGCCTGCGGTGTCGTCGATGGTAATTGCCTAGCCATGAGACTCGCGACCGATCCTCGAGAGTGTCGCCCCCAGGCCGACGGCTCTCCCGCGGCGCTTGAAGTGGCAGCCGACTCGTCATCTGCTTCCTGTACCGTGGCCATGAACCTTGACGTGCGACTAGTACTAGTCACAGGCAGAGCACTCCCCGTCCAACGAGTTGGTGTCTGCATAGGGGTGTTTGGAAAGTCGTGATCCCGTCTGACGTATGACAAACGTGGCGGAAGTGACTTCCAGCCAGTAAAGTTGGTGCCTTTGGTACTGGACATCTCTGTCACCCTCAGTGGCAGTTGCCCTTTCGTGCTCGGTCCAGCGTCATTCAGGACATTCCTCCATTGTTGGAGGGCTCGCAGCCACTTATCACGACCATGCCTCTGCCGCAAGACGGTCGCCGTATGTGCCTGTCCGTTCCGCTGCAGGGTGGCTATCGACCACGCCTTGAGACTATGGCGCTGTTGTTCCGCAGCCCATACGCTCCAAGCAGACGCTTCGCCAGCGCCATGCTGCGTCGTGAGTGTCAGCCATGCATCCACCCAAGCCTGTTTGTAGTGGTCGCGAGCTGTGGCTTGTAGTCCCTGATCGTCGATGGCACTCATGTGCCATACTAGCATTGCTCTGTGAGAaagggctgcggcgccggcggcatgcaGATCTTCTGCCACCTGTGTCGCGATGACATCGCCCTGGCTCGCCGCTTTCCATCGATCAAGCGCCGTGTAAAAGTTGCGTTTTCTGCGCTTGGACGACATTTGTGCATACCTCGCCATGAGATAGCGACGCACCATGCTTCTCATGCGGTTCTTGCGACGATCCACGGCCGCGTCCAAGGTTGCCAAGAGGCGAGACGACCCGATGAAAAGGCGGGCACGGGCATGCAAACGCTTGAGCTCCAAGCAGTCGTTTTGGAGTCGCCCTATTCCGCCACATACTTTCGCCACCCCGATCAAGCTGCGATGGTGTTGAGCAGCGTCTGCCGCTACCTTCTCTCGGTGGGCCACTTCGGTCCACTGCTCAAAGGCCTTGGCGACGGATAGATACTCGCGCCTCCAGGCGAACGCTTGTGCCCTTGCCCGCAATCCCCAGCTATCGAGCGCCGTGTTCAGTAGCTCCACTTGCCGAAGCTGACGATGTTCTCGGGCGCGTCGCGATACTTCCACCTGGGCTGCCCATTCATTCAAGCAGCTGGTTGAGCTGAAGGATGTCGCgaggtgctgtgctgctgcaagcTCAGCACCGCTGCTCTCGATTTGACACGCCCATCTGTTTACGGCACTgagctcgacgccacggGCAGCTACCGACGAAGCTGCTCGCCCTAGCACGGCGTTCTCCTGAGTCCGTGAGGACCACCGCTTGATACCTGCGCGAAGTGACTTTGAACCGAGCCTCCGTCGAAACATAAGCTGAGCTGCCTGACACATCCACCTACCCagggccgcccgcaccaTTGTGGCTTGAGAAGCTTGCGCaagcgccgctgcagctAGGCTGAGCTGCTCTTCATTGTAGGCTATTGCTCGGCGCAGCTTTTGTACAGCAGTTGTTGCGCGCAAATGCTCTGCTGCAGGAGCCTTGAGCGTTGGCGCTCTACTCCAGCCTTGGAAACACCGAAACCGTATCATATGTCTTCGCGCCACAGCTTCTCGTTCGAGTTTGGTAGCCGTTCGGCCTGCCCATCGATTAAAAAATTTACTAGCAAGGTATAGCTCgcgtgccctcgccgcgcggtGAAAAGGGATTTTCCCCAGGTTGGCAGGGTGACTGCTCGTTGGGGCCCTGACCGTTTTTGACGCCCCCTTATCGTTGAATATTGGGCGCAGTGGGGTCGCGGGGGACTCCGATGATTGTTTGGGTGATGCAATACACacttgatggcctcgctcCCCTGAGGCGCTAGCATGGCTGTGACCAGAATTTGCAAGCATTGGCACTGGCGGCTCATGTAGGTCCTGTGACGGAGGTAATCCCGATTCAGTAGTGGCACCGTCAGGGCGAGTGCTGATCTCCAAGGCCTCAGACCGATGCGTGGCCAAGGCATCTCGTCCGCGCGTTATGTGCCCAGACAGAACGCTCGCGAGGTCTCGCCAACGATCGCCGGCTGAGGGCACGTCCAGGGCCCGTGTTGTAGGATCGTAACCTGTGAGCGTAGGGTATGAGTTCCCGTGTCGACTCACGGGATACGAGTTTTCGATTTTGCTGGCAAAAGCCTCCTGAAATACGACAGGAGATGGGTTTTCGGGGCGCGTCGAATGCCCATCGATAGAAACAGGCGAGCGTCGATCGCCTGCAATCTCTGATTGACTGCTAAGATACCTGGACAAAGGGGCGTTTTGGGCACTCAAGTTTGAAGCATTTGGACGAACGTGACGGCGTACGCTCAGGTTGGCGAGGAAGGGAGTCCCAGCTCTATTCCACGACGATACCTCTGGCGCGCCCGGGACCCCATGAGAGGGTCCAACGACATCGGGCTTTAGGGCCGAATTGGGGCGACTCGAGTGCGACTGGGACGGGGATGTTGAGAGCGTGGATGATGTTGCAGCCGAGATGGTAGAGTTGTCCCCAAACTCAAGAATGATGCCCATgcggccgaggatgagctgAAATTTATCCGAAAGAGTGCCATTTCCTTGTTCACCACCAATTCGGAAAATGAAAGCAGACAGGTGGTGATCGGAGTCTGGGTCGATACCAAAGGTCGGTAGGATCTCGTCATATGCCTTGAAAAGTACAGCGGCCGGAAGGGGCTTGGGCTCTGGTGCATGGTCAAGCTCATCctgagcagcggcgacgatgaagtGCAAGATAGTTATGTCTGTCACGAAGCTGTTATGTCAGGACTGAAGTAAGGGCGATAACATGCGTGAAGAAACAAACCTTGATTAGAATAGTACGAATCAGGGCCGGTATGCATCCCTGTGCTGGTTGGTGagcgggcgcggccggggggTGAGGCGCTGTCTATGTGTGCCACTGCGGCGATCAGTCTCTTGCATAATGTGCGCGGAGGAGTATGGCTTACTTGAGGCGGGTACGCGGAGATGTCATCGGGCCATGCCTGTGATAGAATTCGCGCCAGCCCGGCTTGACGATCCTCTTCGTGATGATGCGAAGCGCGCGGTCATCCGCAAAACAGAAGCGAGAGACCAGCAGAATCCTTGGCCAAACGTAGGGCGCGAGCTCGCATGAAGGAGGTACCTTGTCTGACTCGAAGGCGCTGTTGAGAGAGCCGCGACGCTCCTCGCACGGATTGACGGTGTTTGAGGAAAGATTATTTGGCGATGGCTgttgcgcgacgccgaggcgcgcaCTAGGCTGGGCCCAGGCGCGTGTCGCGTGGTTTGGTTTGCCAGCGCGCCCCTGCTGTTGCCCGCTCTAACCGGCGATCGGGGTATCAGGACATTTCGATGGGGTACCTTGCGTATCCTAAACAGGTACTAAGTACTAAGATAGAAATTAGTATCCAGGCAGCACTAGCCCATGCGTAAGTTTAGAAAGTATATAGGTACCTAATAAGTATCTTGAAGGTACCTCCTGATAAAGTAGTACAAAGTACTACTTCCTACGAAGTAATGTCATGTTCCATTGGTCCATTGGCGTTCGCTAGAAGTACTGCTGCGCCGATCCTTGGAATTGCGCAAAGTTCCACGAGGGACAGAGGCCCAAGTACCGAGTAGAGATGAGTAGTCGTGGTGCGGCCCTGGCTCAGGCTGGGCTCTCAAGTCCTTGCAGCAACTGGTACTCTGATGAAGTCTCTCGAGGATGGAGGCATGGCAAGATActaagtacctacctagtactgAGGCCTGATACAtgaagtacttcgtatttCATGTACCCCACATGGCTTAGGTAATATCTTAGTAACGTTCGAAGTACATCAACACTTCCGTGCCTTCTCTTTGTCGCTGTGCTGCGGCCCAGCACAGGCGAGATAGAGCCCAGACACGAACACACTGACTTACAAGATCGTGCCGAGCATTACCTCTTCCGGTGGCAACGGTTCCGCGCCCGACTCGGATCCATCCAACAGTCATTAGATTCTACG
The genomic region above belongs to Purpureocillium takamizusanense chromosome 5, complete sequence and contains:
- a CDS encoding uncharacterized protein (EggNog:ENOG503PU7K), with translation MAHIDSASPPGRARSPTSTGMHTGPDSYYSNQDITILHFIVAAAQDELDHAPEPKPLPAAVLFKAYDEILPTFGIDPDSDHHLSAFIFRIGGEQGNGTLSDKFQLILGRMGIILEFGDNSTISAATSSTLSTSPSQSHSSRPNSALKPDVVGPSHGVPGAPEVSSWNRAGTPFLANLSVRRHVRPNASNLSAQNAPLSRYLSSQSEIAGDRRSPVSIDGHSTRPENPSPVVFQEAFASKIENSYPVSRHGNSYPTLTGYDPTTRALDVPSAGDRWRDLASVLSGHITRGRDALATHRSEALEISTRPDGATTESGLPPSQDLHEPPVPMLANSGHSHASASGERGHQVCIASPKQSSESPATPLRPIFNDKGASKTVRAPTSSHPANLGKIPFHRAARARELYLASKFFNRWAGRTATKLEREAVARRHMIRFRCFQGWSRAPTLKAPAAEHLRATTAVQKLRRAIAYNEEQLSLAAAALAQASQATMVRAALGRWMCQAAQLMFRRRLGSKSLRAGIKRWSSRTQENAVLGRAASSVAARGVELSAVNRWACQIESSGAELAAAQHLATSFSSTSCLNEWAAQVEVSRRAREHRQLRQVELLNTALDSWGLRARAQAFAWRREYLSVAKAFEQWTEVAHREKVAADAAQHHRSLIGVAKVCGGIGRLQNDCLELKRLHARARLFIGSSRLLATLDAAVDRRKNRMRSMVRRYLMARYAQMSSKRRKRNFYTALDRWKAASQGDVIATQVAEDLHAAGAAALSHRAMLVWHMSAIDDQGLQATARDHYKQAWVDAWLTLTTQHGAGEASAWSVWAAEQQRHSLKAWSIATLQRNGQAHTATVLRQRHGRDKWLRALQQWRNVLNDAGPSTKGQLPLRVTEMSSTKGTNFTGWKSLPPRLSYVRRDHDFPNTPMQTPTRWTGSALPVTSTSRTSRFMATVQEADDESAATSSAAGEPSAWGRHSRGSVASLMARQLPSTTPQAPVPTHLERQRQLGRGLLTRSVPVKPIARHARPNRPSTATGPGRADIPGRSPELVGFTAALQGPKPRRVAPVAPGSPGKPLVTRTET